CGCGATCAGTTCGCCCATCTCGATGTCGATGCCCTTCAGCGCATCGCCGTCGCGCCACGACCAGGGCTCGAAATCGCGATAGACAGCAATCGAGAGCACATCGTTCTTGATGACCCTGTCCAGCGGCGCGGCGAATGCCGGCAGCGCGATCGTCACGGCCGCGCCACCGGCCAGCGTCATCATCCGTCGCCGCGTGATCAGGGGCGTCATCAGCTGTCGGTATGCTTGGTTTCGAGCCATGCGCGGATCGCCCAGCCAGCCTTCTGGCCCAGCACCTCGCCCATGGGCGGCATATAGACCTTCCCGTCGCGGGCCGAGCCATGCTGGTAGCGTTGGATGAACCATTCGTCGCCGCTGTCGCCCACCTCCAGGTAGCGCAGATCGGGTGCAATCCCGCCCGATATCGCCTCGAGGCCATGGCAGCGCGCGCAATTCTGGCCGTAGGCGCCTTCGCCGATCTTGATGGCGGTGGCGTTGCCCCGATAGGGATTATGCTTCAGCCATTCCTCGCCTATGTCGGGCAGCGCGGAGGTGTCGACCGCCTGCGGCGTGACATTGCCGTGCGCGATCACCCGTCCGGAAATGGATGCCCCCGCCGCCAGCGCCGCGAGCCCCATCGCCACCGTGCTCACCCCAGCCTTCATGCAACCCTCCAGATACAGCGCGACCCTTCGCCGCTTCGCATCGGACAGTAGGATGGCCGGGATACGCGCCACATCGGACTTTCGGACTAGAGGCGGGAGTGCGGTCGGACGTCTAGAGTGACGGCATGCGCAAGACCTTCTTCGCCCTCGCCCCCACGCTCGTCCCCGCTTTCGCGTTGGCCCTGCCCGCCGCGCTGCCGGCGGCGACGGCCTATGTCTCCAACGAGCGCGGCAACACGATCACGGTGATCGACACCGCCACGCTCAAGACCATCGCGACGTGGGAGGTGGGCAAGCGCCCCCGCGGCATCCTTCTCTCGAAGGACGGCACGAAGCTCTACATCTGCGCGAGCGACGAAAATGCCGTGCAGGTGCTGGACCGCGCGACCGGCCGGCTGCTCGGCAATCTCCCCTCGGGTGAGGATCCGGAGCAGTTCGCCCTGTCGCCCGACGGCACCACCCTGTACGCCGCCAACGAACGCGACGCGGCCGTCACCGCAATAGACATCGCGAAGAAAAGCGTGGCCTGGCAGATCCCGGTCGGGGTCGAGCCCGAGGGAATGGCCGCCTCGCCCGATGGCAGATATGTCCTCTCCACCAGCGAAACGGACAGCCAGGTCCACTGGATCGACGTCGCCACCAGGACGGACGTCGCCCAGACAGAGGTCGGCCTCCGCCCGCGCCATGCCGAATTCACGCGTGACGGCGCACAGGTCTGGGTCTCGTCCGAGATCGGCGGCACGGTGAGCGTGATCGACGGGCGGACGCGTGCGGTGACGACGACGATCGCCTTCCGCCCCCCCGGCGTCCCGGCCGACAAGGTGATGCCCGTCGGCATCCGGTTCACCGCCGACGGCAAGACCGCGATCGTGGCGCTCGGCCGTGCCAACGCGATCGCGCTGGTGGATGTGGCGAGCCATCAGGTGACGGGCTACGTCACGGTCGGCCAGCGCGTCTGGCAGGTCGCGATCGAGCCGGGCGGCGCGCGCGTCTTCACCGCCAACGGCCTGAGCAACGACGTGTCGGTGGTCGATCTCGCGAAACGCACGGTCACGGCCACGCTTCCGGCGGGCAAGGCTCCCTGGGGCGTCGTGATCGCGCCGTGATCCCGCTCCTCCCCATTCGCGGTGGGGAGGATGGGAGCCGATTCCGACCCAAAGTCTCATGGCCCAAGGTCCAATAATCCAAAGTGCAATTTCGGCGAAAACACCGCCGGGGCAGTCTCCCCCGCAATCGGCCATGAGAGGCCGTCGAAACAGGGAGATAAGGGATGAGGACCCGGAAGGGGCGGCTTCACGCCGCCGTTGCGCTCGCATGTCTGATCGGGGTCGCCAGCCCCGCCATGGCGCAGGACGCGACCGATGCCCTGCTGCTGAAGCTCAAGGAGAAAGGCATCTTGAGTGAGGAGGAATATCAGACGCTGTCGGCGCGCAAGGCGGCAGCCCCGCCCGCCGCGACGACCGTGTCGACCACCGGCGCCGAAGGCGCCGCCCCGCAGCAGGCGGCGGCAGGCGCGCTGGACGACAAGAAGCTCGTCCGCGTGATGGATTCGGGCATCGGCATGAGCGTGGGCGACGTGAACATCGCCTTCGCAGGATCGGTAAACGGCTTCTACGTGCACGACAGCGGCGGCAACACCGCCGCCAATCGCCAGGTCGCCGGCGGTCTCGCCTCGGCCGGCCCCAAGAGTTCGTCGATCCGCAACGGCCTCCTTCCCGGCTTCTTCAAGATCAACGTGACGACGCAGCAGGCAGGCTGGGATGTCGGCGCGCATTTCGGTTTCTATCCCGGCATCAATTCGGTCTCCGGCGTCGGTGGCGCCAATTCGGCCGGCACGCCGCAGGCGCTGGCCACCGCCGGCATCGATTTCCGCCAGACCTACCTCACCTTCGGCAAGCCGAACGTGGGCGAGTTCAAGATCGGGCGCGATATCGGCCTGTTCGCGTCGGAAGCGATCCTGAACGACATCACCTTGCTGTCCGTGGGCTCTACCGGCGGCAACGCCGCGCCGTCGAACACGTCGCTCGGCCGGATCGGCCTTGGCTACATCTACACCGATTTCCAGCCGCAGATCACTTACACCACACCCAAGATCGGCGGATTCCAGGCGTCGGTCGGCGCGTTCCAGCCGCTGGTGACGATCGGCAACAACGAGGTGAACAAGCAGCCGGGCTTCCAGGGCAAGGCGACCTACGATTTCACTGCGGACAAGTTTACGGGCCATCTGTGGGTCGGCGGCATCACGCAGAAGCATGACGGTCTGCCCGGTTTCCCGTCCTACACCGGCAGCGGCTTCGATGCGGGCGCCAAGTTCGGCTATGCGGGCTTTACGCTGACCGGCTATTATTATGGCGGCAAGGGCATCGGCACGACCGGCCTGTTCATCCTCTCCACCGACGCCGCCGGCCGCAAGCGCAAGAGCAATGGCTGGTATGGCCAGGCCGCCTATACGATCGACAAGTTCACGATCGCCGGCAGCTACGGCGTCAGCCACCTGAGCCTGGCCAAGGGCGAGGTGAATCCGCTGCTGCTGGACGACAACAGCTCCTATGTCGGCCAGCTCCGCTATGGCCTGACCCCCTGGGTCACGCTCATCAGCGAATATGTCCACACCCGATCGACGGCGCACGGCCCGAACAAGGCCAATTCCGATGCTCTGGCGACCGGCGCGATCCTGTTCTTCTGAGCCCTCACCCGGTCGGCGGCGGGCCGCCGCCGTCGACCGCTTTCTATCCCGAGGAGTTGAGCCGCGTGGCTGACGATCTGATCCCCATCCCGGCCACCTTCCAGATCGATCCGCTCTACGATTCCGCTGGCTATGCGCGCGATTATCATCGCTCGCTCCACGATCCCGACGGCTTCTGGCGCGATCAGGTGCACCGGCTCGACTGGATCGAGACGCCCACCCGCATGGACGAAAGCAGCTTCCACGAAGCGGATTTCGGCATACGCTGGTTCGCGGACGGCACGCTGAACGTCGCCGCCAACTGCCTCGATCGCCATCTCGCCACGCGGCCCGACCAGACCGCGATCCTGTGGGAACCGGACAATCCCGCCGATGCGCCGCGCGCCATCACCTATGCCCAGCTTCACGAAGACGTCTGCCGCCTCGGCGCGGCTCTGCGCGCGCTGGGCGCGGGCAAGGGCGCGCGCGTCGCGATCTACATGCCGATGATTCCGGAAGCGGCCGTCGCGATGCTCGCCTGCGCGCGCATCGGCGCGATCCACTCGGTCGTCTTCGGCGGCTTCTCGCCCGATGCGCTCGCCGGTCGCATCCAGGATAGCGACGCCGGCATCGTCATCACCGCCGATGAGGGCCGCCGCGGCGGCAAGTCCGTCCCCCTCAAGGTCAATGTCAACGAGGCGCTGCGCCATTGTCCGGGCGTCCACGCCGTCCTCGTCGTCCGCAGCGGCAACGACACCGGCGGCGCGCCCGACGTCGTGATGCAGGCCGGGCGGGACCATTGGTATGACGAGGTGATCGCCCGCGTGCCGCCCGATTGCCCGCCCGAGCCGATGAACGCCTGCGATCCGCTGTTCATCCTTTATACGTCGGGCTCTACCGGCAAGCCCAAGGGCGTCGTCCATTCGTCGGGCGGCTACCTCCTGTGGGCCGCGCTCACCCATCAGGCCTGTTTCGATTATCGCCCGGGGCAGATCTTCTGGTGCGCGGCCGATGTCGGCTGGATCACCGGCCACACCTATATCGTCTATGGCGCACTCGCGAACGGCGCGACGACCCTGATGTATGAAGGCGTTCCCAACTGGCCGACGGCCTCGCGCATGTGGGAGGTCGTCGAGCGCCACAAGGTGGAGATCCTGTTCACCGCGCCCACCGTGCTGCGCTCGCTGATGCGTGAGGGTGACGAGCCCGTCGCGCGCACCGATCGCTCGTCCTTGCGGCTGCTCGGCTCGGTCGGCGAACCGATCAATCCGGAAGCGTGGCGCTGGTATCATGATGTCGTGGGCGAAGGCCGCTGCCCCGTGATCGACATGTGGTGGCAGACGGAGACGGGCGGCGGCATGATCGCCCCCCTCCCCGGCGCGATCCCGCTCAAGCGCGGCTCGGCCACCATGCCGCTGTTCGGGATCCAGCCCGAACTCGTCTCCGCCGACGGCCAGACGATCAAGGGTCCAGCGGATGGCAATCTCGTCATCGCGCGATCGTGGCCGGGCCAGATGTGCACGGTCTGGAACGATCATGCGCGCTTCTTCCAGGCCTATTTCTCCACCTATCCGGGCTATTATTTCACCGGCGACGGCGCCCGCCGCGACGCCGACGGCTATTGGTGGATCACGGGCCGCGTGGACGACGTCATCAACGTCTCCGGCCACCGAATGGGTACGGCGGAAGTGGAAAGCGCGCTCGTCCTCCACCACCAGGTTGCAGAGGCGGCCGTGGTCGGCATGCCGCATGCGCTGAAGGGCCAGGGAATCTATGCCTATGTGACGCTGAATGTGGGCGAGTTGCCGTCCGAGGATCTGCGTCGCACGCTGCGCGACTGGGTCCGGCGCGAGATCGGCCCGATCGCCGCGCCCGATGCGATCCAGTTCGCGCCGGGCCTGCCCAAGACCCGCTCGGGCAAGATCATGCGCCGCATCCTGCGCAAGATCGCCGAAGGCGAAGTCGGCGCGCTGGGCGACATCTCGACGCTCGCCGATCCCAGCGTGGTGGACCATCTTATCGCCAACCGGGCGAGCTAACGCCCAGCCTTCCACCTCTCTCACTCTCTCACCGGATCGTCGCGTCCCTCCATTCCCGTTCGTGCCGCGCCTGTCGAAGCACCGTCCTTCCTTCTGAAAAAACAGCCGGAAATGGACGGCCTCCTGCGACTACCTGCAGGGCAGGCGCTCGGGACAGGCTTCGAGACGAGCCCTCGGCTTCGCTCGACCCCGCCTCAGGATGAGCGGGAACATGAATGTGGATCGGTCCTAGCCGCGTCCGTCGATGCGCGGCAGCAATTCGGCCTCGATCGCCGGATACAGGTGACTCACCGATCGCTCCAGTTCGTAGCGTGCCGCCGCCATCCGGGCGAAGCGGTCGGGGATCGGCATCGCGCCCGCCGCCACCATGTCCATCCCGGCCAGCACGGCCGCGCGCAGCGCGCCCGTCAGCCATTCCAGCCAGTCACGCGTCTGGTCGATCGCGCTGGCGGGTCCCGGATCGAACGGGCCGTGCCCCGGCACGGTCGTCCGATGATCGATCGCCTTCAGCCTCGCCAGCGAGGCGAGCCACATCGGCACGTCGGCGTGCGGCGTGCTCGGCGCGCGATCGTGGAAGACGAGATCGCCCGCGATCAGCGTGCCCGTGGCCCGATCGAGGATCGCCAGATCGGCGCCGCTGTGGCCTGCCAGCGGCAGCAGGCCGAAGGTCCGGCCCCCGATCGTCTCGCTTTCGCCGGACAGGACCACGCCCGGCATGCGGAATTCGGTGCCGCGCATCCAGTCGCCCAGCAGCCGGTACATGCCATCGGCAAAGCCCTGCCCCTCGGTCCGCAGCGAGGCTGCCAGCGCCGGGGTCGCCGCCACGATCGCCGGATCGAACGCCGCCGCGCCATAGATATGATCGGGATGGAGATGCGTCAGATAGACCCGCGTCACCGGCTTTCCGGTCAGCGTGGCGGCCACCTGCGTCAGCGCCTGTCCATAGCGCAGCGAAGGGCCGCAATCGATCAGCACGGCGCCCGCATCGGTCGCCAGGATCGTGATGTTGGCGATCGCCCCGCCATTGCCCATCTCGATCGGGGCATCAGCGCCGTGGATCATCCAGATGCCGTCTCCGATCCGCTCCGGCACGATCCGATAGGCCGGCAGGGCCGCCGCCAAGGGCGCGGCGATCAGCCCCGCCAGGATGGTTCGGCGGCTCGGCGTCATGGCCGCGCCGCACCGACGGGGGTGGAGGTGGAAGGGGAGGCGGCGGTCACCGGCAACCGCGCATCATATTCGATCCCGCTCGTGTCGCGTCCCGTCACCGCCACCACGCTTCCCGGCGCGGCATCCACCAGAAGGGTCAGCGCGGGATCCTCGCTTACAGAGGCTTCCAGCGAGACGATGCCATATTCGTTCCCGTCGCGATCCGAGAGCGTCACCGTCTCCAGATTGTATGTGGGGATGTTGGCGACGAAGCCTGTATCCATCGGATGGCGGAACGAGAGTTGCACCCGCGCCACCCCGTCCGTCGCGATGGCCCGGCCGCGCACCTCGCCCAGATGTTGCGCCCAGTCGCCTCTCACCCGGCTCACCGGCGGGGCCGAGCAGCCCCCGCCCGCCGCGTCGATCCAGCCGCCCGCCGCCGCCCAGCTGCCGTCTGCCAGTTGCGCCGCGGCGCGGACGGGTGTGCGCTGGTCGAGCTTGATGCGCGTCGCGATGAAGGGTCTGGCGTGGGGCCCCGGCGCGAAATCGATCGCCAGCGGAATCGGGTTGAGGTCGGCAAAGATCAGGATCCGCTTCACCTGGCCCAGGGCGCGCGCATCCACCTGCACCGGAAACTGCCGCTGGTTTTCAGCGATGGCCGGAAAATGGACGATCAGCAGCGGATCGAAGCGCACCGGGTCGTCGCCGAAGAAGGTCTGCGCCAGCGCCGTCCAGTTCGGAGAACCCAGCGGATCGGCTGGTGGCGCTGCTTGCGCGCCGGTCGCGAACAGAAGCGCCAGCAGAAAAGCCTTTGCGGCCATGTCCTTCTCCCAAGGGACGGGTTTGACGTCACGCCGCAGCCGCTACAATGGCACCTTGGGAGGAGAGGAAGATGATCGCTGCCTTGCTCCTGGCCTTCATGACGCCGGCCGTCGGCCCCGCCCCTGCGCCTCCCGCAGCCCCCGCCCCTCGCGATCCCGCCCTGTTCGATCCCGCGACCGGATATCGCATCACCGCCTATCGTGGCGTGGTCCCCGCCCGGCCGCCCGGCATCGCGCGCATCGGGACTGCCGAGGCATCGCGGAGGCTGGCAGACGGCCGCACGTTGTTCATCGACGTGACGCCCGCGCGGGGCGCCGTTCACGATGCGGAGACCGGCGAATGGCGTCTCTCGGAGCCCCACGAGACGATCCCCGGCGCGCACTGGTTCCCGGAGGCCGGCCGGGGGACGCCCGATCCTGCGATCGATCGTTGGTTCGAACGGGGCCTCCATCGCCTCAGCCGAGGATCCCGTCGTAGCCCGATCGTCGTTTTCTGTCTGGCCGACTGCTGGATGAGCTGGAACGCGGGCTGGAAGCTCCGTCGTCTCGGTTACCGGACGGTCGCCTGGTATGCGGACGGTCTGGACGGCTGGCGCGAGACGAACCGGCCTCTCGTCGGTGCACGCCCCGATCACTAGCTGCGCCACGGCTCCTGCCGCGGCCGACGACGCCGTCTTGCCGTTGGCCTACGTCCGCCAGCGATGCACTGCATGCGACTTTTCGCAATGGGTCTAACGTATCGTGGCGGCCGGCGCATAAACGCGGGAATGGAAAAGTCGGGCGGAAACGATCGGACATAACCAGCGAGCGGCCCCACCGGACCCTCGCGCTCCGCACGAGGAGAGGCGCGCCATGGCTGCGAACGAGATCGACGGGGCGCGCTACACTCGCGTCGCGATGTGGCTACACTGGCTGATCGCCCTCGCCGTTTTCTACAATCTCGCGTCGGGCCTGTTACGGCCCGTTTTGCCACGCGGCTTCTTCGTCTGGCATATTTCATCGGGCATCACGATATTGGCACTGACGGCCGTCCGCGTGTTGTGGCGACTGACCCACCGGCCACCGCCCCTCCTCCCGATGAGAAAAGCGGAGGCGACAGCCGCCCATATTATCCATTTCCTGCTCTACGCCGCGATGGTGCTTCTGCCTTTGACCGGCTGGGCAATGATTTCGGCCAACCCACCGATCGGATCGCCGGGTGCGGCCTATGCCAGGCACCAAGCCATCGCAAACGCCGCGGCCCAAGGCCAGCTTGCTCCCCCGCCCCGGAAAGCGACGATGGTATGGAACCTGATCAAGTTACCGATGATCGGGCCCATAAATGAGATCGGCCGGGCGCCCAGCGCCCTGGCTAAACAGAATAAACTGCACGAGCGACTCGAACGGCTACATATGCTCGGCGGCTGGACGATGCTCTTGCTCCTGCTGATTCATGTCGGCGGTGCGATGAAACATCAGTTCGCGGACAGAGAACCAGAGTTGCAGAGAATGGGCTTTCGCCGTCCTGCTCGTCGCTTTATCCGCCAAGAGCAGAAATAGCGATTACGTCCCAGCTATCTTGCTCATTCTTCATTTGACATGGCATCGAGGCGGTCGGCGACGAGCCGACCGTCGATGACAACTGACCTCATTCTGTGGGCAGCCCGCGCATCAGACAGACTGTTCGATGATCTGGACGTGTCGCCCCCGAAGGATCCGCCGGGAAAAACCTGACGCGGACTGTAGAGCTGCGGTGGAGAAGCTGGTGGCCGACCACAGCTTCCCCGATCCACGGATGAGGGGAATTGCGGCGGCCAAGCGACGCTCAGTGCCGCTTCCACGTTCGGATGTCATGGCGACTGCAAGCCTGCGCCCGAAAAGCCGAACCCGAGGGCCATCATTGCCCAGGTTACCGGCTCGGACACGTCCGCGGCGGGGGCGTCCAGCCTCGACAGCGGCCGGTGCGGCATCTGGGCTGCGCCCCGACGCCTGAGAGCCGAGCCGGTCCAGATGACGCGGCGCCTCTGGCGGCCATTCGCCGGTTGTGATCGTCGGGCATCCGCCCCCTTCTTTTCCGGATGGACTAACGGAGCACCAGGATTTGCGAACCGTATCGCGGCAGATCGATCGACAGGCTGCGGCCGCCGCGCACGGCGCGGCTGGCCACGGTGCGTTCCTCGCCCGTCGATGGATCCCAGCTCTGGACGCTCCGCCCGGCGCCCCGAAGCATGATCGTCGAGGCGAGGGGGGCGGCGCTTTCGTTGAACAGGAAGAAGACTTTCGCATCGGCCAGCTGGCGGTGCGTGTAGCGGAGCGCGGTGCTTCGCGATGCCAGTTCGAGGTCCTCCATCCCGACGGCCGATCGCACGGCAGCGGCAAGCTTCGGCGGCACGATCTGCGGCGGCGGGGGTGCTGCGGGCGGCTGGTCGGGCGGTGTCGGCACCGGTGCTAGCCGCCCGGTTTCGACCGTCGCCCACGAAAATTCGTCGGGCCGCGCCGGTCGCGCCTCGCGATAGCTGCCCTCCGTGATCCGTGGCGGTGTCCGTC
This DNA window, taken from Sphingomonas sp. AP4-R1, encodes the following:
- the pedF gene encoding cytochrome c-550 PedF, translating into MKAGVSTVAMGLAALAAGASISGRVIAHGNVTPQAVDTSALPDIGEEWLKHNPYRGNATAIKIGEGAYGQNCARCHGLEAISGGIAPDLRYLEVGDSGDEWFIQRYQHGSARDGKVYMPPMGEVLGQKAGWAIRAWLETKHTDS
- a CDS encoding PQQ-dependent catabolism-associated beta-propeller protein, with amino-acid sequence MRKTFFALAPTLVPAFALALPAALPAATAYVSNERGNTITVIDTATLKTIATWEVGKRPRGILLSKDGTKLYICASDENAVQVLDRATGRLLGNLPSGEDPEQFALSPDGTTLYAANERDAAVTAIDIAKKSVAWQIPVGVEPEGMAASPDGRYVLSTSETDSQVHWIDVATRTDVAQTEVGLRPRHAEFTRDGAQVWVSSEIGGTVSVIDGRTRAVTTTIAFRPPGVPADKVMPVGIRFTADGKTAIVALGRANAIALVDVASHQVTGYVTVGQRVWQVAIEPGGARVFTANGLSNDVSVVDLAKRTVTATLPAGKAPWGVVIAP
- a CDS encoding porin, which encodes MRTRKGRLHAAVALACLIGVASPAMAQDATDALLLKLKEKGILSEEEYQTLSARKAAAPPAATTVSTTGAEGAAPQQAAAGALDDKKLVRVMDSGIGMSVGDVNIAFAGSVNGFYVHDSGGNTAANRQVAGGLASAGPKSSSIRNGLLPGFFKINVTTQQAGWDVGAHFGFYPGINSVSGVGGANSAGTPQALATAGIDFRQTYLTFGKPNVGEFKIGRDIGLFASEAILNDITLLSVGSTGGNAAPSNTSLGRIGLGYIYTDFQPQITYTTPKIGGFQASVGAFQPLVTIGNNEVNKQPGFQGKATYDFTADKFTGHLWVGGITQKHDGLPGFPSYTGSGFDAGAKFGYAGFTLTGYYYGGKGIGTTGLFILSTDAAGRKRKSNGWYGQAAYTIDKFTIAGSYGVSHLSLAKGEVNPLLLDDNSSYVGQLRYGLTPWVTLISEYVHTRSTAHGPNKANSDALATGAILFF
- the acs gene encoding acetate--CoA ligase; amino-acid sequence: MADDLIPIPATFQIDPLYDSAGYARDYHRSLHDPDGFWRDQVHRLDWIETPTRMDESSFHEADFGIRWFADGTLNVAANCLDRHLATRPDQTAILWEPDNPADAPRAITYAQLHEDVCRLGAALRALGAGKGARVAIYMPMIPEAAVAMLACARIGAIHSVVFGGFSPDALAGRIQDSDAGIVITADEGRRGGKSVPLKVNVNEALRHCPGVHAVLVVRSGNDTGGAPDVVMQAGRDHWYDEVIARVPPDCPPEPMNACDPLFILYTSGSTGKPKGVVHSSGGYLLWAALTHQACFDYRPGQIFWCAADVGWITGHTYIVYGALANGATTLMYEGVPNWPTASRMWEVVERHKVEILFTAPTVLRSLMREGDEPVARTDRSSLRLLGSVGEPINPEAWRWYHDVVGEGRCPVIDMWWQTETGGGMIAPLPGAIPLKRGSATMPLFGIQPELVSADGQTIKGPADGNLVIARSWPGQMCTVWNDHARFFQAYFSTYPGYYFTGDGARRDADGYWWITGRVDDVINVSGHRMGTAEVESALVLHHQVAEAAVVGMPHALKGQGIYAYVTLNVGELPSEDLRRTLRDWVRREIGPIAAPDAIQFAPGLPKTRSGKIMRRILRKIAEGEVGALGDISTLADPSVVDHLIANRAS
- a CDS encoding quinoprotein relay system zinc metallohydrolase 1, with the translated sequence MTPSRRTILAGLIAAPLAAALPAYRIVPERIGDGIWMIHGADAPIEMGNGGAIANITILATDAGAVLIDCGPSLRYGQALTQVAATLTGKPVTRVYLTHLHPDHIYGAAAFDPAIVAATPALAASLRTEGQGFADGMYRLLGDWMRGTEFRMPGVVLSGESETIGGRTFGLLPLAGHSGADLAILDRATGTLIAGDLVFHDRAPSTPHADVPMWLASLARLKAIDHRTTVPGHGPFDPGPASAIDQTRDWLEWLTGALRAAVLAGMDMVAAGAMPIPDRFARMAAARYELERSVSHLYPAIEAELLPRIDGRG
- a CDS encoding quinoprotein dehydrogenase-associated SoxYZ-like carrier, which codes for MAAKAFLLALLFATGAQAAPPADPLGSPNWTALAQTFFGDDPVRFDPLLIVHFPAIAENQRQFPVQVDARALGQVKRILIFADLNPIPLAIDFAPGPHARPFIATRIKLDQRTPVRAAAQLADGSWAAAGGWIDAAGGGCSAPPVSRVRGDWAQHLGEVRGRAIATDGVARVQLSFRHPMDTGFVANIPTYNLETVTLSDRDGNEYGIVSLEASVSEDPALTLLVDAAPGSVVAVTGRDTSGIEYDARLPVTAASPSTSTPVGAARP
- a CDS encoding rhodanese-like domain-containing protein; amino-acid sequence: MIAALLLAFMTPAVGPAPAPPAAPAPRDPALFDPATGYRITAYRGVVPARPPGIARIGTAEASRRLADGRTLFIDVTPARGAVHDAETGEWRLSEPHETIPGAHWFPEAGRGTPDPAIDRWFERGLHRLSRGSRRSPIVVFCLADCWMSWNAGWKLRRLGYRTVAWYADGLDGWRETNRPLVGARPDH
- a CDS encoding cytochrome b encodes the protein MAANEIDGARYTRVAMWLHWLIALAVFYNLASGLLRPVLPRGFFVWHISSGITILALTAVRVLWRLTHRPPPLLPMRKAEATAAHIIHFLLYAAMVLLPLTGWAMISANPPIGSPGAAYARHQAIANAAAQGQLAPPPRKATMVWNLIKLPMIGPINEIGRAPSALAKQNKLHERLERLHMLGGWTMLLLLLIHVGGAMKHQFADREPELQRMGFRRPARRFIRQEQK